The Dunckerocampus dactyliophorus isolate RoL2022-P2 chromosome 1, RoL_Ddac_1.1, whole genome shotgun sequence genome has a segment encoding these proteins:
- the dgkaa gene encoding diacylglycerol kinase, alpha a, with protein MSAPASAEVKELNPVDFIQLQQYIEYCSLKVKDVLREFDADGRLARHRHGECINEEGFRLFLKTYLEVDDFPADLCQRLFRSFQNSEPAQLDCAKEVFLKDVSCYFSLLEDGQPRDKLEFAFKLYDRDGNGVLDSSEVDRIIAQMMHAAEYLGWDVSELRPVLKDMMKAIDADSSDTVSLEEWVEGGMNNVPLLVLLGLKMTQTDGQHLWRMKHFNKPAYCNVCHSMLLGLRKQGLCCTCCKYTVHGRCANRNPAPCARTYVKSKKETGVPVHDWVSGNCDSRKCDKCQKKIKSFQGLTGKHCVWCHSMRHDACAAEEPSECTCGPLRDHILPPWAVYPVIKERMANNGCCAQTDDAELNTTPDGQILQISPVPNTHPLLVFVNPKSGGKQGERVLRKFQYLLNPRQVYNLSNGGPAAGLSFFRNLQDYRILVCGGDGTVGWILDAIDKANLLVRPPVAVLPLGTGNDLARCLRWGGGYDGEDLGRILKDIEGSSEVPMDRWSVRVITEEGQEKGDPVPYEIINNYFSIGVDASIAHRFHTMREKHPQKFNSRMKNKLWYFEFATSETISASCKKLSESLTMECCGTPLDLSGFSLEGVAVLNIPSMHGGSNLWGDTKKGDAKGPSAQDEPDVIVDPEILKVTGQDLSDRRLEVVGLEGAMEMGQIYTGLKSAVRLAKTSQLTIRTKKALPMQIDGEPWMQPPCTIHITHKNQASMLMAPQAKSSGFFNYK; from the exons ATGTCCGCCCCCGCCAGCGCCGAGGTGAAGGAACTCAACCCGGTGGACTTCATCCAGCTCCAGCAGTACATTGAAT ATTGCAGCCTGAAGGTGAAAGACGTGCTGCGGGAGTTTGATGCAGATGGCCGCCTGGCCCGCCACAGACACGGAGAG TGCATCAACGAGGAGGGCTTTCGTCTCTTCCTCAAGACTTACTTGGAAGTCGACGACTTCCCGGCAGATCTGTGCCAGCGGCTCTTTCGCTCTTTCCAGAACTCGGAACCCGCCCAGCTCGACTGCGCca AGGAGGTGTTTCTAAAGGATGTTTCCTGTTACTTCTCCCTACTGGAGGACGGTCAGCCACGGGACAAGCTGGAGT TCGCGTTCAAACTCTACGACAGAGACGGCAACGGCGTCCTGGACAGCTCG GAAGTGGATAGAATCATCGCTCAGATGATGCACGCTGCCGAGTACTTGGGATGGGACGTGTCTGAGCTCAGGCCG GTTCTGAAGGACATGATGAAGGCGATCGATGCTGACAGCAGCGATACGGTGTCTCTGGAGGAGTGGGTGGAGGGGGGCATGAACAACGTCCCCCTGCTGGTCCTACTGGGCTTAAAG ATGACCCAGACGGACGGTCAGCACTTGTGGAGGATGAAGCATTTCAACAAGCCGGCCTACTGCAACGTGTGCCACAGCATGCTgctgggactccggaagcaagGCCTCTGCTGCACCT GCTGCAAGTACACGGTCCACGGCCGCTGCGCCAACAGGAACCCGGCCCCTTGCGCCAGAACCTACGTCAAGTCCAAGAAAGAGACAGGG GTGCCGGTGCACGACTGGGTGAGCGGCAACTGCGACTCCAGGAAGTGCGACAAGTGCCAGAAGAAGATCAAGAGCTTCCAAGGCCTGACGGGCAAACACTGTGTGTGGTGCCACTCCATG CGTCACGATGCCTGCGCGGCCGAAGAGCCCAGCGAGTGCACGTGCGGCCCGCTCCGAGACCACATCCTGCCTCCGTGGGCCGTCTATCCCGTCATCAAG GAGAGAATGGCCAACAACGGCTGCTGCGCTCAGACGGACGACGCTGAGCTCAACACAACTCCTGACGGACAAATCCTTCAG ATCAGCCCTGTGCCCAACACACACCCTCTTCTCGTGTTTGTCAACCCCAAAAGTGGGGGCAAGCAAGGGGAAAG GGTCCTGCGTAAATTTCAGTATTTGCTGAACCCTCGACAGGTGTACAACCTCTCCAATGGCGGCCCAGCGGCGGG CCTGAGCTTCTTCAGGAACCTGCAGGACTACAGGATCCTGGTGTGCGGCGGAGACGGCACAGTGGGATGGATTCTGGACGCCATCG ACAAAGCCAACTTGCTGGTGAGGCCGCCCGTCGCCGTACTTCCTCTGGGCACAGGAAATGACCTGGCTCGATGTCTGCGCTGGGGAGGAg GGTACGACGGCGAGGACCTGGGTCGCATCCTGAAGGACATCGAGGGCAGCTCGGAGGTTCCGATGGACCGCTGGAGCGTGCGGGTCATTACGGAGGAGGGCCAAGAGAAGGGCGACCCCGTGCCGTACGAAATCATCAACAACTACTTCTCCATCGGCGTG GACGCGTCCATCGCTCACCGCTTCCACACCATGAGGGAGAAACACCCACAGAAGTTTAACAGCAG GATGAAGAACAAGCTGTGGTATTTTGAGTTCGCCACCTCGGAGACCATCTCGGCCTCCTGCAAGAAGCTCAGCGAGAGTCTCACCATGGAG TGCTGCGGGACGCCTTTGGACCTGAGCGGCTTTTCTCTGGAGGGCGTGGCCGTCCTCAACATTCCCAGCATGCACGGCGGCTCCAACCTGTGGGGCGACACCAAAAAGGGGGACGCCAAGGGACCGAGCGCTCAGGACGAGCCCGACGTCATCGTGGACCCCGAAATCCTCAAAGTGACCGGCCAAG ACCTGAGCGACCGCAGGCTGGAGGTGGTGGGCCTGGAGGGCGCCATGGAGATGGGGCAGATCTACACGGGCCTCAAGAGCGCCGTGAGGCTGGCCAAGACGTCACAGCTCACCATCAG GACCAAGAAAGCCTTGCCCATGCAGATCGATGGAGAGCCTTGGATGCAGCCGCCATGCAcg ATCCACATAACACACAAGAACCAAGCTAGCATGTTGATGGCTCCTCAGGCTAAGTCATCCGGCTTCTTcaactacaaataa